One segment of Triticum aestivum cultivar Chinese Spring chromosome 2A, IWGSC CS RefSeq v2.1, whole genome shotgun sequence DNA contains the following:
- the LOC123188188 gene encoding pre-mRNA-splicing factor 18 gives MDLLRKELEKKRKAATADFGGKNFVRRSELEDKQLQKRRQIPAKVPSVPTPNSSAASDPTNSNADPAQAGGGNPNPSSSAAAASVPPALAGKKAPPEDTLHSEERRIDELVLPRNEVMRRLRVLREPVTLFGEDDADRLDRLKLVLKSGAIDDIDDLEMTEGQTNDFLRDMIELRMRQKAGRDAYGKGKGKRVGAGDGGEGGALGDDVDEGDGDARRSGDDADADKDSKRMKTKFEELCDEDKILVFFKRLLNEWNQELDDMTELEKRSAKGKSMFATFKQCARYLSPLFEFCRKKVLPDDIRKALLFIVDCCMKRDYLQAMDQYIKLAIGNAPWPIGVTMVGIHERSAREKIYTNSVAHIMNDETTRKYLQSIKRLMTLCQRRYPALPSKSVEFNSLANGSDLQALLSEEKNPTKGPSEDRLRLMPASKE, from the exons ATGGATCTCCTGAGGAAGGAGCTGGAGAAGAAGCGGAAGGCGGCGACGGCCGACTTCGGCGGTAAGAACTTTGTCCGGCGGTCGGAGCTGGAGGACAAGCAGCTCCAGAAGCGCCGCCAGATCCCCGCCAAGGTTCCTTCTGTGCCCACCCCCAACTCCTCCGCCGCCTCCGACCCTACCAACTCCAACGCCGACCCCGCCCAGGCCGGGGGcgggaaccctaaccctagctcctccgccgccgcggcctctgTTCCACCCGCCCTCGCGGGGAAGAAGGCCCCGCCGGAGGATACGCTCCACTCCGAGGAGCGCCGCATTGATGAGCTCGTCCTCCCGCGGAACGAGGTCATGCGGCGCCTCCGGGTGCTCCGCGAGCCGGTCACGTTATTTGGGGAGGACGACGCCGACCGCCTTGATCGCCTCAAGCTCGTGCTCAAGTCCGGAGCGATTGACGACATTGACGACCTTGAGATGACAGAGGGGCAGACCAACGATTTCCTCCGTGACATGATTGAGCTCCGCATGCGGCAGAAGGCTGGTCGAGACGCCTATGGCAAGGGCAAAGGCAAGCGTGTAGGTGCTGGTGATGGAGGTGAGGGCGGCGCCCTGGGAGACGATGTGGATGAAGGGGACGGGGATGCCCGGAGGAGTGGGGATGATGCTGATGCAGACAAGGACTCAAAGCGAATGAAGACCAAGTTTGAGGAGCTTTGTGACGAAGACAAGATCTTAGTCTTCTTCAAGAGGTTGCTCAATGAGTGGAACCAGGAGCTGGATGATATGACAGAGCTGGAGAAGCGTTCGGCAAAGGGAAAGTCAATGTTTGCAACGTTCAAGCAGTGTGCGCGGTATCTCAGTCCCCTGTTTGAGTTCTGCAGGAAGAAG GTTCTTCCCGATGACATCCGTAAAGCATTGCTCTTTATTGTGGACTGCTGCATGAAGCGTGATTATTTGCAAGCAATGGACCAATACATCAAGCTGGCCATTGGCAACGCGCCATGGCCTATTGGAGTCACTATGGTTGGTATCCACGAGCGTTCTGCCCGAGAGAAGATTTACACGAACAGTGTGGCTCATATCATGAACGACGAGACCACTCGCAAGTACCTTCAGTCGATCAAGAGGCTCATGACCCTTTGCCAGCGTCGTTATCCTGCTCTGCCCTCCAAATCAGTGGAGTTCAACAGCTTGGCAAATGGGAGTGACCTGCAGGCCCTTCTATCGGAGGAGAAGAATCCGACGAAAGGTCCTTCTGAGGACAGGCTCCGGCTGATGCCAGCATCAAAAGAGTGA
- the LOC123191610 gene encoding protein YABBY 7-like encodes MSSSASRPALGLDERLGYVQCRFCATILLVSVPCSGLLKMVAVQCGCCAGVLSVSVASPPPPPPPPSVELPLQELGIDPPPREWSDDSSAGNDNDDDGEGEVVERSATAVNKRRQTYPSFLVHRQTDHELCFFCSAGEEAADAVGIQLFHQVRNKHAAITFDKHFMEEIKRIKAMEPDITHKEAFSTAAKNWAHLPRIQHKGD; translated from the exons atgtcgtcGTCGGCGTCTCGGCCAGCTCTCGGCCTCGACGAGCGGCTCGGCTACGTGCAGTGCAGGTTCTGCGCCACCATCTTGCTG GTGAGCGTGCCGTGCAGCGGCCTTCTCAAGATGGTGGCCGTGCAGTGCGGCTGCTGCGCCGGCGTCCTCTCCGTCAGCGTGGCTtctccccctccgccgccgccgccgccgtccgtcgaGCTGCCTCTTCAG GAGCTGGGCATTGATCCGCCGCCGAGAGAATGGTCGGACGACAGCAGCGCCggcaacgacaacgacgacgacggggAGGGAGAGGTCGTGGAGAGGAGTGCCACTGCCGTCAACAAACGTAGACAAACTTACCCGTCTTTTCTTGTGCACCGGCAGACAGATCATGAGCTATGCTTCTTTTGCAGCGCCGGTGAGGAAGCAGCGGACGCCGTCGGCATACAACTGTTTCATCAAGTAAGAAATAAGCATGCAGCCATAACATTTGACAAGCATTTCAT GGAAGAGATAAAGAGGATTAAAGCCATGGAGCCTGACATCACCCACAAAGAAGCATTCAGCACGGCTGCTAAAAAC TGGGCTCACTTACCCAGAATTCAGCACAAGGGAGACTGA